In Oreochromis niloticus isolate F11D_XX linkage group LG12, O_niloticus_UMD_NMBU, whole genome shotgun sequence, the DNA window agttatctgctttaggctacgtgtttgagaattataccacggagtcaggtactttggatttgaggccttagttttcacaggagctacagtatccagagtcgtacgtagtgagaaggtaaaattattaacaagataatcaacctctgttggagtagcgttcagatagctgctctgctctatgttggtacagggcattgaagatgataacagtgggtggattatattcttaaacttagttacagcactttcagaaagacatctactttgataaagtctactctccactgctgtgtaatcaattattgtaaatgtaaatgttatcaggaaatgatcagacagcagagggttttcaggaaacactgttaaatgttcagtttctatgccatacgttaaaacaagatctagagtgtgattaaagtggtgggtgggttcttttacattttgagagaagccaattgagtctaataacagattaaatgcaatgttgaggctgtcatttttagcatctacatggatgttaaaatcacccacaataattattttatctgagctgagcactaaatcagataaaaagtctgagaaatcagagagaaactctgtgtaaggcccaggtggacgatagatgataacaagtaagactggtttctgagttttacagctggggtattaccttattattattaccttATTGCTTAAGGTAAATGTACCAGTCTCTGATTTCTAGTATGTTAAAGTGCATGATAAAACACAATTAGTAAGTGTATTCTGTCATATCTTTGTACAGATAGCTTCTTATTTATCCTCAAGCATTTCTTTTGCAGTTGCAGACAATCAATTCAAGAAAAACAGAGGTACCTCAGAAGACATTTCACAAGCACGAAATAAAAAGCAGAATTGgtgtaattaaaacaaaaacaaaggcccccccccccaaaaaaaataaaaataaaaaactaattaGCTCTAGTTTTTGTTTCCAGTTCAGTTTAATTATAGGTAACTTGCAGAATGAATTAGctcatttcagtttagtttttttgtttgaaaatgtttagttttggatacatttttattattattattattattattattattattgttattattattattattagtattgttTTTGGTCTTTTCTGTTGTTCACTTTTTGAACACTTTTACTATAAATGTATAAGCAAAAATAAGCACATTTCATCTGTAAAGTTCTGGTCAAACTTACAGTCATGGGCATCAATGTCATGGTAAgtttgggcttttaatgatCTGTTAATGAACTGTTTTTCCAGGGTCGAGTGATTGTACAACATACATctttaataactttaaaaaagaattgGGTGCAATTTGAATTTGGAGATACCCAAATTGTGTTCCAGAACATCCTAACCAAATTCCTCTCATCTTAGGCTGAAAGTCTGGGTCTCCTTCTTGACGATGGCAAAGTTGTAATACGTCTTAATAACTTATGTATAATTGTTTGAACTGATGATCCTGGAACCTGCTGTTATTTGGGAATGGCTcattaagcttctggaatggCCCTCACGAACTTAACCCTATTGAAAATTTATGGACTATGCTTAAAAGCTGAGTCTGTGCCAGGAAATCAACCAGTTTCAAAGAACTTTACCATTTCTGCCGACACGAGtggtcaaatatccagccagaagcttgttgatggctgCCAAAAGTGTCTGGTGAAAGTGCAGCTTGCCAAGGGACATTTAACTAAATGTTAGTGGGGGTGTATGCGTATCTTTGACGCTGTGTgcattagagaaaatccaaaataagttcaaacttgtgcacccaatgcttgttttataaaaatcattaaacatgtatgctgtacaatgaTTCAACCTGGAATAATTAAAAGACCAAAATAACCATGACAGTCATTTCCATGTAAACTTTTGACCACAGCTTTAATGCGTGTGTTGTGTGAAATGTGACTTCTTAGCAAACCGAATCATACTGAAAGATGAAATATCCCTGAAGTGAACCCATATTCATATTGCAGCTATAATAGTTGAAGTAATTCTTCTGCGTGTCCTGTGGTATGATAAATGGCTATTCTCAACTTGACTGAATAATTTGCTTTAATTAGTAAGAAAGTTAGCACTACCTGGAATGTCggattttctcattttattggAAGTAAGAGTTGCTATTTTCACTTCTGGGTGCACACTAACATCTATTTCAGGTTAACGATCTGCACCGAATATAAGTGTTTCTTTTATGGTCGGTAGATGGAAGAAAGCTGTGCACTGGCTCTCGTGACAACTGGATGTGCCTGTGGGATATAGAATCTGCAAAATGTGAACAGAGACACAACATATCTAGAAACCTGGTAAGAGTAACagtattatatttttatgtgttcACATCTACGTACTAAGCATACTGGGCTGCTTTAGATAAACACCTGAGCATATGAGAGAAATAATTAGATCACCAAGCTACTTAATCAGACTTTTAGATCCTTTGTCCGCAGGGTGTAGATTTTTCCACTTTCCTGTGTCTCTTTCCAGGTGACTCATGTATGCTGGGTTCCAGCCAGCTCCTCTATTGTCCAGACCTCTGAGGATAAGACTGTAAGGTAACAGAAGGATTCTCTTTTGCTGTATTATTGTTGAAATTCAGTGGAAATTAATTTTGTGTGAACTAAAATATGATGATTTGTTTAAATTTCGAATGAGTGCAgattttttatgtgtaattaATAGCAGGAGTGGGATGTTTCTCATTCGGTAAcactgaaaaagagaaacttgATGTCAATCTACAGCTTTTATTGTTGAATTATGTGGCACAAAAATAGATTCAGTTATGCCTTCCCTATTTTTCTCTGCTAAATCAGTATCATGTCTGACTGTTCAATCAGTCAAAGGTGAGTTCAAGTCCCATTTGATGGTAAAATTTGGATTGGGAAATTAAACCATTCACCTAGTTTTTACTTTGTAGCACTTTTCCTGTCCATGACCTGACCCCATCTCTAAATTATTGCTGAAATTCAAAAATACCTCTTGTCTTTGGGAGCTAACACGCTTTCTGCCTTTAAAATGCCatagaagaaaaaagataataTTGTGAGTACACCAAGACAGCAAATCAGACAGTAACACAAACCTTAATATGAACTTATGCAACCCTTATTATCCTGTTATTTAATGCTGAAGGACTTACTGCTGTTGTCCACATAAAGTCAGCCAAAACATAGCTGCAGCAGCCAATTAGAGCACCAGAGACAGTATTAAGCCTTGGCATTGAACCTAAACTCACACAAAGCAAtactgcttgttttttttattttttttattttagtaagGCTATAAATGTGAGTCATATATAATGTATAATCAAGGGATTTAgaaatttttttaaaccaaagcCAACATTTTTGGAGTTCAGTTGCTTTTACTGTTCAAGATCCTGGGAGAGTAAAGTGATTACAGATCCTGACACTTAGATAACACGTCCATGACCCCTTGATCATGTTGAACCCTAAGCATTTGATGCAATTAAGACATTTAGAGACTTAGGATGTTTTCTGGGGATAATCAGCATGTGTTGCAGTTTATTTGGAAAATTCACCCTGAAAAGTAGAGGACCCTAAGGGCATGCACACTCATGTGTAAGCACAGTATTTTCTTACACGTGTGTTAAATGTCCTTCTTTAGTAATGGTTTGCTTATGTATACAGGGTGTGGGACAGCCGTGTATGGCAGGTGACCAATACTTTTCCAGCTAAGCAATACATTCAGACCCACTGTGATGTCTCTCCAAATGGAAACTACTTGGTGTCCAGTAGCAATGGCTTTGGAGGACAGGGGTGTGAAGCCACGGTAAGACCTCTGGAGATATGTGTTGTTGTCTGTAGAGCTCTAAATGCACAGATATTTGGTAGATTGAGGCTGTCATTAGGTTATTTATTGTCTGGGTTGTATTAAGTTGGTGTGAGATACACACTAATTGGAatgaacaatttttttttttgctctgccAGTTTAAAATTATGAACTGATGCAGCAcaatttgttttgtgtgtttgtctttgacTGATTTTCTTGTGGGCTTGACTTCCAACTTCAAATTTAATATAGAGATTTAGAGTGAGTATAATACAAAGTAATATAGGTTGAGGTTTTACCCTCATGAAAAATGGATCAGATTATTTTTTTCGCAGTATCTCAAACGCTGATTTTGCCGATGCTTTTGAAACATAAAACACTGAGATTTATGATGGGTGGACTTGTGTCTGTGGGTTACTAGCTCTGGGACCTGCGTCAGCCTGGCTGCAAAGTTGTGGAGTACAGAGGCCACCTCCAAACCACAGcctgctgtgtgtttctccCCATGCATCCTGGTGGCACAGCTCGAGTGGCAACATCCTCCCATGACAGCTCTGTCAAAATCTGGGATCAACATACAGCAGGTAACACGTCTACTCATTGATGAAACcatttcaacacaaaataaatattgCAAAACCACTCTGCCTTTTTTATCTCTGTGCTGGCTTTGCTGCAACCTTATCTCTCCTGTCCTCTGTTTAGTTTGTTTAGGGACGCTGTCTCTGGAAGGTGCCGGTCCACTGGTTTCGTTGGCACCGAGTGATTCCAGCAATCTGTTGTGTGCCAGCTTTAACAATGGCCTTCATCATGTCCAGGTGGACCAGGGACCACAGCAGGCTCAGGGTTCTGGTGCAGGTGGTGCAGGGGGTCTGGACGTTAAAGTTGTGGCACGTTTCTGACACCCAAGGAGTGTCAGGTGTGAATTATAATGTGAACGGCCAGAGACTCAGCGAGAACGCATCGCCGGCTATGGAAATcaagtcattttattttatttatttattttttacagactTTATTTCTATAAACATTTTTGATTTATTAGACTGCCATGCAGTTAAAGGAGGCGACAATAATGACGTATGGAAGATGCAACTTTTGTCCAATAGTGGCCCACCATGGATATCCATCATAGATACTCTTCATGGGgactaaaaacaggaaatcataCCTACAGTCATGATGGAGGGCAGGATTTacctgtttttttatatataaactgCCACTTTATTTAGAAATATGTACCATGAGGGTAAACAGCCATTCCAATAGGTGAGTTTATTGTAGTTTACATTGAGTGGTTCAAGTTCTTGCACAGTTAACTAAATTGCCAAAAATGACAGCCTCTCGCTGTTGTATTGTTGGTCTAGACTCTGTATACATTGACTTACTTTGTCTGGCTGATGTTGTCTAGTTAGCCCAAACtaatatttacaaaattttATGAACTGCTATAGtttggtgcagatgttgttttgcttttgttggtGAGCTGATTGCAGTTTGGGCACCGTTTTCTACCACTGACAGTTCTGGCACTAGGTGGTGCTAATTAATCTTAACAACTCAAATCCTGTGGTGGTTTTGGACTAGTGGCTTATTTTTGACAAATTGAACTGCCCAGATTATGAAGGATCACATTGAGTGGATGTCTCATAATTAACAGTACAAGAACTTAAGCACTCAATTAAATACAAACTAATGCATGGTGAAAAGAGGAGGGATGTTTGCTGCTGTTTGGTCAGTTTTTATACATCGTGAGCcatgaaggagaatttgaagccCACAATAAGCAATCGTTTTTTGTTTCctgatgtttcttttttttctttgttttttttttgtttatcagCAAATGTGATGTCAGCAAAAGAGCATGTTTGTATGCTGATAATATTTATTAGTTTGTATTTTAACATCAACCTGTTGGGGTTTAAAGATCAGGTCAGTACAACACCAAACTGTAACACATCTGGTTGCCATGTAAACGTAAatggacaattttttttttttttaaaagatagagattctcatatttttatgaaaagCAGCTGAtagttgaatgtttttgtaGTGTTAACTTTTAAAAGTACTATGCAAAATACCAGAGTAATTCcacttttttaataaaacattgaCTCAGTAAACACGGAAAATACGAAATATTGCAAAACTAAAGTTGAAATGCTGTGCAGGCTGTCCACATAAAACTTTCCAGAAGTTACTTTAGATCTTATTTAATCAAGGCTGATGAAGAATTTAAGTGTTGCAGATGCTGAAGTACTTTGTCATAATTAGCAAGTCAGACACGCTGCAGTTTAGTAACACTtttcataaataactgaactTGTTTTGAAGATATGAAACAAACTATTATTGTATTAACAATGTAggtttaaacagtttaaatacaaCAGCATTTACCTTTTTGTTTACAGATCTAGATGGCCATCTGTTACAAAGACAATTGTTGCTTAAGCATCCAATTTAATCAAACAAAAAGATTTTGGTCAGGGATGAGGACCACAGTGACTAacttatagtttatgtgctgtgAGATGAGTTCATATACAACATATGGATGCTCATCTGTGGAATACACTCAaagtcactttattaggtgcaTTTGTTCAACTGTGCCAATtgggctggtctgagtgtttcaaaaactgttgatctgctgggattttcccacacagccatctctaTGGCTatctaaaaactgaaaatatccaGCAAGTagcagctctctgggtgaaaatgccttgctgatgtcagaggagaaCAGAGAGAACGATCTGAGCTGATAGgaaagcaacagtaactcaaataaccatttGTTACAACCGGGATttacagaagagcatctctgaacgcGCAACCTGTCAAACCTTGAAATAGATGGGCTAGAGcaaagaccacaccaggtgccgcTGCTGTCAGCTAAGAGCAGGAACCAGAATCTACAGTTCACACGAGCTCACCAAAAGTAGATAATAGAAGATCAGAATAATGTtgcttggtctgatgagtcttgatttctgcatAGTATTCAAATTTTAGTCAcaaaatttggtgtaaacaacatgtaagcatggatccatcttgCCTTGTATCCTCTTATGGTGGTATAATGGTGTCTATATTTTCTTGACATGCTTTAGGTTCCTCAGTCCAAACTGAGCGTCGTTTAAataccacagcctacctgagtattgtagCTGACGATGTCctgcaccatgtcacaaagctcaaataaatCACAACtgctttcttgaacatgacatgGTACCCAAACAGCCTTCACAATCACAAAATCTCAAtctaatagagcacctttgggatgtggtgaaacAGGAGATGTCGTGGATGTGCAGCTGCTATCATGTTAATATGGATCAAAATCTCTAAGGAAAGTTTCCAGCACTTCACTGAATCCATGTCATGTGGTGTTAGGGCCTTTCTGAAGTCAAAAGTGACCCAGTACCAGCATAGTGTATATAATAAAGTGTCAGGGGAGTGCATGTTGGTGTAGTCCTTACTGAAAATGGGCTTGTTCCAGATAGATGATAGGTAGCAACTAAAGATTGCAAGGAAACTAATAAGTTTCAGTGATGGATTGTTCCAAGTATGATGAATTGTTCTGTCAAAGGGTGCTAAAGAGTCCCCACAGCAGTTATTCTATCTACCCTTGGGGAAGAACACCAGTGGTAGAGAAGCTGAGATTTAGTTTTGTTTGGATATTTGTCAAGCCGCCAGATGATTCAGTTCATTCTGTGTGTTTGATGCCGTATGATAAAGCAATTAAAGCATGTCATGTCATAGTGGTAAAGCTTTATTGCTCTTTGTGTCTGCTGACTTTTTGTCTAGGTCACAGCCTTAGATTTTATACACCACCTTGCGTAGGACTGCTTTAGATTCATCCAGGTTAATAACACGGTTATATTAAACTATTTGTAGTAATACCATGAATGTGAGACATGCAAatctacaaaacaaaacactcctGTTGGTAAAGTTTACACAGGAAACCTGCCAAGTGCAACTTCATTTTTCTCTCATCAGGCACTGGCAATTTTCTGAAGGTTATTTGCTCAGGGTACCACGAAAGCCTGTTTTGAGATCACCGTTTTCCCAGCTGTTTCCAATCTTTAGTTCACTGTTTCAGTAATGCTCTTTCCATTTGTGATGGCCATACCGGAACTATAGGTTGTTTCTGAGCACTTTCTTATAATAAGAGTGTATTGAGTGTAAATAGGTGCATATACAGCTTTTTACAGTATTTCGTATTTTTGCTGGGATAACTGGTGCCAAAAGTGATCATTTAATTCCCAATCTGGCTGAATGGGAGCACCTATTCCCAAACAATCACGACCTTTTAGCAACCAAATAAAACCTTTTAGCACCACCTAGTGCTAGAAATATAATTGAAAGAGCACTTCCAGTAATTACTAGCAATACTACAATATTGAAGCAATTGTTCAGGTGAAGAATTGCAAACCAAATAGCCATTTACTTTTATCGTGTATTATGAAAAAACTGAGCATGAAgcatgtttttctctctcacaaACAAACTTTAGATCTTAAAATTATTAATGAATCATAAAGTGGAAGACATTCAGTCATAATCTGGTGTTTATTTAAATCTGGACCTCATTTTCACTCTGGCACAAAAAGAACCGCATCCCCACTGACAAGttttcataaacacaaacatccaAACAGAAAGTAATAGCAGGCAGAATAGTTTGgcttttcaaacatcaactgagtACAAAAATactcattaaaaacaaagaaagaaaaaggcctAAAAACATTAAGTggtgaaatgaaaaagaaaaaaaagccatcTGCATCTACTCTAAAATCAGCAGTTACAAATAATTCCCttgaagtaaaaacaaaagaaaatacattggCACGGCACAATATAAAAGCAGGCTAtgtggaaaacagaaaaaatacacaagatacagtacattaaaaagaaagaagtacATGTCATTCGGATGATGTTGTTAACATGGAATAAAAAGAATTTGAATGCAGCATATATTCTATGCCGAGAAGGATCTACTGGCATCTACATGGTAAATGAAGAGACATACAGCTGCCAGCAACCGAAAACATTAACAAGTGCTTCCATGATATCTAAAAGGAATGGTAACACCTCCCTCTTGGAGCTggtttgtgagtgttttcaaGATGTTAGACAACAGTGTAAGAACTTCTGGGTACTTTAAAGAGAAACTGTTTCaagttgtatttgtttttaaacagttttcagCATCTAGAATATAAAGTCTGATAAATAGCCACCAAAATTCTGAATTCTCTCTAAACCAACTGCATGGCCTTTTCTGGATTCAATATAATACCATCATATACTAAAACCCATCAACATACATCAATATCACACACTATAATATACCTTTATTTACCTCACATGCTGCCAGTAGTTAAACAAAGGTCACTGGCCAGACTGTTCATTTACAGCTCATAAAATGATAATTTTGTTTTAAGTACTTTAAAATTTGACTCCATGTCAGCGACACAGTGATAATGGAATGACGGGAGAGAGTCTGTCCGGCTCAGTATTGTAATGATAGCAAACAGCATACACAATTTAATCATCAGTGCAGAAGAACAACACTTATAACACAATTCCAAAAGTAATTAACTTCTGGCTATTTCAACCCCATCACACATACTTAAGGGCTCTCTGCCTAGGCAGTCAATAACATGAATATACTGTAATGCAATGCAACATTATAGGCATAAAAGATAAGCATGCAGGAAAATCTCAGGTTACACGGGATATATGGGTGACCTGGGCTGGCTGATGGCACTCTGTGCAAAATAAGGAGACACTAAGAGTTTATATAGTTATTGAAGTTTGTCATCATTAGGCTTAATTCTGAGATGGATTTTAATGACAACCTAAACTCCATGGGAATTATCAGACAGCGCTGGGAAATAGCTAACAAGTTCATTTTTCTATACTTGGCATAAAATTACACAAGATGAGATTTTCATGGTATAACAACCTACAAAGAAATCATGGTTTCAAGGTACACAGTTATTAGTGTATcggtttgaagaaaaaaaaaaaaaaaaggacccttaaaagtacagtaacataCTCCAAAATAAAAGTAGTTGGTGGGTGGAGCTTTTCTCCCAATAGTATATAAGCAAATACAAATTGTATGATAAAGTCCACTATAcaggatgtttaaaaaaaaagaaccatcCAATTCTAACGGCTATATTCTTTAAAGATATACATACAGGAGACAGCAgtaaattttaaaatgcatggctgagtttaaagttttacataGAAAACCTACAATGTTCACAAGTGCTCAACGTGTCCCCCTCTGGACTCACGGCATACGATAGTCAAACTCATCAACACACTTTTGCGAAAATGCAACTGGAGCCACTGCTGTTGGCAGTTGTACCAGCAACCGCGTAAAACTCATGAATCTATCAGTACGTTTTGATTGTTACCGGTGAACACCGATGGAATTAAAGCACTTTTAAATCAGATGATTCTCTTTGATACACCCCGTATACTGTGAAGCCAGAAGGCCACTGCAACCCTGACCTGTTGATACAACACCTTTCATTTTCAATGCATGTCATAGCACCCACACTATTGAGAGAAACAAAATGACAGCCCACTACATATACTGGTAGTTGTTAATCAAAATGATTAACACAATCATGATGTTTGATGTATGAACTTATCCAACCATCAGCACCACCGCCACCTCCAAAAAAAAGGATCTGCACAGCATTAGGGTCATTTGTTATAACAaaactgtgattaaagttattaaatCTGAACTCCATAATTTAGAGTAAAGGATGTTGGGACATTATTAATGAAGACATGCTATAAACATAGACAAGCAGTGCAGGGGACATTCTCTTACACCAATCCATGGTAACAAATGAGATGATGAGAGAAAACCACCTTCAGAAATatacaattaaaagaaaaagaatatatCAAACAAATTAGTCTGCATCACCATGGCTCTCACTAACAATGTACCCAAAGCATTGCTTGCTAACACAACATTTTAGTGCATGAATCAGGCAGGCTGGTTTTAAACTACCATTAAAATACTCATAGGAGAAACATCACTTTCACATTAGTTTCAAAAGCAAGATTAAGTAATAGCCAATACAAGTTTTCCCAGCAGTATTAAAGGCACTAAAACCTTTTTAATCTGCAAGTTCAGGTCAGATCCTATTACAATTGATTAAAAATTCTTACCATAACAAATGCGTCTGTGTTGAGACAATTTACATACTTAAACTTTAGGACGATTAGCTACAGTTCAGATCACCAAAATAGCTCCATGCTGCcatttaaataatgaataaaaggcTAGATTTAAACTCCAGCAGTTCAACACAAAATACTGCAAGATGCTGGAAAAAAATGAGAAGTCACATCTGAATTGTGAAGAGACCAATACATGATTTTAGCATACTTGATATCTCATTTGAGTTCAACATGTGTTGGGTGAGTCCCTGAGATATTGCTGCCTGTCTGGTGTTGACTTTTTATACAGTGCTTTTCCATTTCACAAGGTTGCtcctcacacatgcacacaaacacacacacacatattcaagTCGGTCACTGAACTGCATCTACACACATATTCAAGAAAAAGAGGTCCTGATGTCAAGCTTTTGTCACTATGAGGTGGTGATTCAGTGGAACAAACTAGATCTACATTTCAACACTTTGGAT includes these proteins:
- the wdr31 gene encoding WD repeat-containing protein 31; amino-acid sequence: MGKLQSKFRKRSELYRASQAEKTDNTFDSQVVQYEPAHHGSINTVTTLSPDLCVSGGSDQAVVVYDWKQGRMCQSFQGHNREVTKVICYPGSTWIFSASRDKTVLMWDLNQGDEPIQEFCGHELVVNGLAISPDGRKLCTGSRDNWMCLWDIESAKCEQRHNISRNLVTHVCWVPASSSIVQTSEDKTVRVWDSRVWQVTNTFPAKQYIQTHCDVSPNGNYLVSSSNGFGGQGCEATLWDLRQPGCKVVEYRGHLQTTACCVFLPMHPGGTARVATSSHDSSVKIWDQHTAVCLGTLSLEGAGPLVSLAPSDSSNLLCASFNNGLHHVQVDQGPQQAQGSGAGGAGGLDVKVVARF